From the genome of Nicotiana sylvestris chromosome 2, ASM39365v2, whole genome shotgun sequence, one region includes:
- the LOC104243541 gene encoding protein SULFUR DEFICIENCY-INDUCED 1-like, whose translation MEMEVGIREKKLFHVFHKVPSGDGPYVQAKYAQIVMKDPEGSIIWFWKAINTGDRVDSALKDMAVVMKQLDRSEEAIEAIKSFRWLCSKQAQESLDNVLLDLFKKCGKVDEQIALLKQKLRQIYEGKLFNGRPTKTARSHGKKFQVTISQETARVLGNLGWAYMQKGNYMAAEVVYKKAQMIYADSNKACNLAHCLIKQARYDEARYILEDVWIGKYLGSDDTRTKNRVEELLLELDSKQPPHFLQNIPGLNLDDDFVNGLGLINEWARPKSRRLPIFEEISTFRDQLAC comes from the exons atgGAAATGGAAGTTGgaataagagagaaaaaactCTTTCATGTCTTTCATAAAGTTCCTTCAGGTGATGGCCCTTATGTTCAAGCCAAGTATGCTCAG ATAGTAATGAAGGACCCAGAAGGATCAATAATATGGTTTTGGAAAGCTATAAATACAGGAGACAGAGTAGATAGTGCACTTAAAGACATGGCTGTGGTTATGAAGCAATTGGATAGAAGTGAAGAAGCCATTGAAGCTATCAAATCTTTTAGATGGCTTTGCTCAAAACAAGCTCAAGAGTCCCTCGACAATGTCCTACTCGACCTCTTCAAG AAATGTGGAAAAGTAGACGAGCAAATAGCATTGTTAAAGCAAAAGCTGAGACAAATATATGAAGGGAAGCTCTTCAATGGTAGGCCTACCAAAACTGCTCGATCTCATGGAAAGAAATTTCAAGTTACTATTAGCCAAGAAACTGCAAGAGTTCTG GGTAATTTGGGCTGGGCTTATATGCAAAAAGGAAATTATATGGCAGCAGAAGTGGTGTACAAGAAAGCCCAAATGATTTATGCAGACAGCAACAAGGCCTGTAACCTGGCCCATTGCTTGATAAAGCAAGCCCGTTATGATGAGGCCCGTTATATTCTTGAAGATGTTTGGATTGGCAAATATTTGGGCTCTGATGATACAAGAACTAAAAATAGAGTGGAGGAATTATTGTTAGAATTGGACTCAAAACAACCTCCACACTTTTTGCAAAATATTCCGGGCCTTAATTTGGATGATGATTTTGTAAATGGGCTTGGATTGATTAATGAATGGGCCCGGCCCAAATCAAGAAGGCTACCAATATTTGAGGAAATTTCTACATTTAGAGATCAATTGGCATGTTGA